The Ptychodera flava strain L36383 chromosome 7, AS_Pfla_20210202, whole genome shotgun sequence DNA window ATGTTGCTTTCTCCAGCCGAGCTCTCATAGAAAAAACAGTCAAGGATCAGATTTGTCTCTTGTTTGTATATGGattgtagatttcataatgatgagTAAGTTTTGCAAAACAGTCTCTCCATTTGCAAACATCccgatatctttgatatatttgtctgatatattaaagctaCTTACTCAAAGGGCGCGCTGAAGGCTGCAACTTGATGATGCAATTCGGGACTCATATGGCAGATTTTATTGCAATTGTGAGCTAGTGTCCTGATTCAAAACACACTCCACCTATGAGTACATGGTGACCTCGATGGCCAAGATCAAAAACAGGTGTGTGTCCATTGATCCACTGCCCCTAGGCctaagaaactgaccagtccctaagaatACAAATTTAACACTTATACAGAGTCATTTTTACTCTGACATACACAATATACACAATCTTTGCTAAAGCCCAGTGCCACGCTGGAGCAAAGGTTAGGGTTTGTGCCTTCGCCGAGATTAGTTTGGGAAATTccaaaatgttcatgtacttGCAATATTCGATTGCATGAAAGACGATGAAGCACTTGATATCAGAAAGCCGAAGAATTTTTCAGCTGTGGCCACGCCAATGTTATACGCCTTTCTTTTACAGAGTGGACAGTTCCATGTTCTTATCCATTGTTGGGTTCCAGCAAATAAAAATGAGGGATTCTTATAGTTTagttgttaatttttttcaatattcctgtctaTGCAATTACATGTACAAAATCCCTACCTGTTTTAACCACCCGACTCTGCTTCGCTACCTTCTCATACTTTTTCACGATTTACGCACTCCTACTCAAAGATTCCAAAAGATTGCTACTTTATTGACCCACTGATTTGTCGGATAATcattgaatctgtttttattcAATGTTTGTGGTTTAGATGAGTGGTAAGGCAACTGACCATATTCGGACAGGACCTGATGGCGGCTGGGGATGGATGGTCGTTCTGGCCGGGTTCATCGTCCAGTTCATAAGCGGTGGTTTAGTACAGTCTCTAAGTCCTCTGTATATTGACATGAAACGGTACTTTGGATCCAGTGCTGAAGATACATCATGGACTTTTTCTATCGCATCAGCCATGATGTTTTTTACGGGTGTGAAATtcttttttcttatttattATGCCATTGTGTGACTATCTTTTTTTCTTATTTGTTATGCCATTGTCATCGTAACGATAGAACGCATAAAGTGCAAATTATAATATCGATCTCTTTCCATCAGTCCAGAAGACAAACTTGTTAACTTTAAACACAAAAGCCAAGTAACCATATTCCCTGTATTATTAATTCGCAAAACGACGGGGTAATTTTTCACCGACATTACAGTTGTGAAGTATCTCCTCTTTTACAAATTGCATGTAGAATTGGCCAATACTCCGATCACATGGTTACACACTCAGTAAGAACATTCAGTGCTGTTTCCTCTTATACAGGTGCAAAATCTACGACCAATGTCGTTGCTGTGTCATCACTTTCAGCACTTTAGCCTATTTCTTTCAAGACTGTATCTTGACTTTGACCGAGTAATATGCTTGATATACTTTCGTATTTGTTGAGTATTTGTTCTTTTTCTTGTTCTTTTGGTTATTTAGGAATTTTGGGTGCAGTCGTCGCGAAATTGTTCGGACATCGTTTTGCAGTAATGTTCAGTGGAATGCTGGCTTCATCTGGATTCTTTATCAGTTACTTCGCAACCAATATAGGTTACTTGTATGGGAGTATAGGCGTCCTCGTTGGTACGTATACGAGGTTCCCATCCCATATAATTCTCTTATGCTCCACTGTCAAAGCTCGTACTCTGTGTAAGTTAGAATATTTTCACCCAAGAACATGTAACAacagcaaaacatttttgagtGTGTTTTGATCATGTTAAAAGTTTTATATTCGTGACGCGACGACAGAGAATATGTTGATAGAATATGTTGATGGTCCCGCCTAAAGTTGAAAGTATGCTGTTCTCCGTCTTCAGTAATATCACTACTCACAGTGTAATGCAACgaaaatacttttgaaatccAGACTGCACTGAATGAATACAGTTCAAGTcaattcttaatttttttcaccGATGAATGATAAAGTAAACGTCATCCATATGAAGAAACGAATAACTTTTCAGTCACAGTGATATCGATCCGCGATGCTTGCATTTCAACTTGCAGACATCTTAAGAAAGAtcgcaaaaattaatttttggtggaTTCGTTGCATTTCTAAATTGTTTCTCTGTATTTCTGTCTCTTCTATTTCAGGGACTGGCTTTGGGATGTGCATTTCTCCAAATTTGACAATGCTTGCAATTTATTTTCCTAAGAAGCACTCACTTGTTAATGGTATTGCGATGGTTGGAAGCggcgtgtgtgtgtttgtaatgCCTCCCTTGATTCAGGCTAGCATTGACAAATATGGATGGCGGGGCTCAATGCTTATTCTGTCGGCCATTTGCGCTCATATGGTCATCAGTGGTGCACTAATGAGACCTTTAACAGGGAACAGTAGAACAAGGAATGAGAGTGATGACCTCTGTCAGACACCCAGTGAGACAGACGGCAAAGATGGTGGTGGCAAGCAGGACAAGAACAACACATCTAAGCGAAGGTGTAATTGTTCTTATTATCTGCATGTCATGTTCTTTACCTATTTGAGATTCACGATTCTCGTCATCTCTTTCTGGTTCGTGGCTTTGGGAATGTTCGGCGGATCGGTACATATGCAAGCCCGTGCAAAGGTGGAAGGAGTAGGAACTCTACAGCAAACTGCTTGGCTTGTCTCTATTGTTGGCATTGGGAGCATCGTAAGTAGAGCGGGTGGCGCTTTCCTAGTTCAACATAGATTCATATCGGCCACTAACATATACATCCTTAGCACCCTTGCCGTGGGAGTCGCTTTTGTCATACCTCAACTGGCGGACACCTATGGTGGCTTTGTTGTACTAAGCCTTGTCATGGGTTTGGGATCGGGAGTCTACCTCTCCATACCTTCTGTTTGCACGAGGGAATACGTCGGAACCAACAACATGATCGTCGCTCTGGGAATACTAATGTTTCCATCAGGGATTGGTTTCCTTTTAGGGCCGCCACTGGCAGGTTTGTACTCAATTAAACTACTTACTAGACTTAGTCAAGACATTTTAATGCAGCATTATCACATAACAGTGAGGGCAGTATgacgatttgttgcctgccaaACGGATGGTGATACTGACCGATATTTATATTGATGATCCCAAAGCCGCAATTGAGGATATCATTAATATTATTGTCAGGATCACCAGCCtaagggcaggcaacaaatcgtgatattgctTGACCTATATGTGTATTAACTCTAA harbors:
- the LOC139136919 gene encoding monocarboxylate transporter 12-like isoform X1; this translates as MSGKATDHIRTGPDGGWGWMVVLAGFIVQFISGGLVQSLSPLYIDMKRYFGSSAEDTSWTFSIASAMMFFTGILGAVVAKLFGHRFAVMFSGMLASSGFFISYFATNIGYLYGSIGVLVGTGFGMCISPNLTMLAIYFPKKHSLVNGIAMVGSGVCVFVMPPLIQASIDKYGWRGSMLILSAICAHMVISGALMRPLTGNSRTRNESDDLCQTPSETDGKDGGGKQDKNNTSKRRCNCSYYLHVMFFTYLRFTILVISFWFVALGMFGGSVHMQARAKVEGVGTLQQTAWLVSIVGIGSIVSRAGGAFLVQHRFISATNIYILSTLAVGVAFVIPQLADTYGGFVVLSLVMGLGSGVYLSIPSVCTREYVGTNNMIVALGILMFPSGIGFLLGPPLAGWIYDVTGNYDYSFYALGGFHFLGGFICIIGQCITWNRNRKLTEKDNVTSQLDDQTNLNPVYDDLVMKDATSQTFISDFVDDNNKNSYWILDSPFAIESHADNRN
- the LOC139136919 gene encoding monocarboxylate transporter 12-like isoform X2 — translated: MFSGMLASSGFFISYFATNIGYLYGSIGVLVGTGFGMCISPNLTMLAIYFPKKHSLVNGIAMVGSGVCVFVMPPLIQASIDKYGWRGSMLILSAICAHMVISGALMRPLTGNSRTRNESDDLCQTPSETDGKDGGGKQDKNNTSKRRCNCSYYLHVMFFTYLRFTILVISFWFVALGMFGGSVHMQARAKVEGVGTLQQTAWLVSIVGIGSIVSRAGGAFLVQHRFISATNIYILSTLAVGVAFVIPQLADTYGGFVVLSLVMGLGSGVYLSIPSVCTREYVGTNNMIVALGILMFPSGIGFLLGPPLAGWIYDVTGNYDYSFYALGGFHFLGGFICIIGQCITWNRNRKLTEKDNVTSQLDDQTNLNPVYDDLVMKDATSQTFISDFVDDNNKNSYWILDSPFAIESHADNRN